Proteins encoded together in one Eubalaena glacialis isolate mEubGla1 chromosome 7, mEubGla1.1.hap2.+ XY, whole genome shotgun sequence window:
- the CRISP2 gene encoding cysteine-rich secretory protein 2: MALLPVVLFLAAVLLPSFPTEAKDPNFTALLTTQTQVQREIVNKHNELRKSVSPPASNMLKMEWSREATANAQKWANKCTLQHSNPDDRKTSIKCGENLFMSSNPTAWSDAIQSWFEEHHNFVYGAGPKSSSAIVGHYTQLVWYSSFHVGCGIAYCPNQESLKYYYVCQYCPAGNNVSKMNTPYQEGTPCASCPGNCDSGLCTNSCEYEDLLSNCDSLKKTAGCEHELLKEKCKATCLCEGKIY, encoded by the exons GATCCAAACTTTACTGCTCTGTTAACCACTCAAACGCAAGTCCAAAGAGAGATTGTAAATAAACACAATGAACTAAGGAAATCAGTCTCTCCACCTGCCAGCAACATGCTAAAGATG GAATGGAGCAGAGAAGCAACAgcaaatgcccagaagtgggcaAACAAGTGCACTTTACAACACAGTAATCCAGATGACCGGAAGACCA GTATAAAATGTGGTGAGAATCTCTTCATGTCAAGTAACCCTACTGCCTGGTCAGATGCAATCCAAAGCTGGTTTGAAGAGCACCACAATTTTGTCTATGGTGCAGGACCAAAGAGCTCCAGTGCAATTGTTGGACATTATACCCAG CTTGTTTGGTACTCATCTTTCCATGTTGGATGTGGAATTGCCTACTGTCCCAATCAGGAGAGTCTAAAATACTACTATGTTTGCCAATACTGTCCTGC TGGTAATAATGTGAGTAAAATGAATACCCCTTACCAAGAAGGAACACCTTGTGCCAGTTGCCCTGGTAACTGTGACAGTGGACTATGCA CCAATTCTTGTGAGTATGAAGATCTCCTTAGTAACTGTGATTCCTTGAAGAAAACAGCTGGCTGTGAACACGAATTGCTCAAGGAAAAGTGCAAGGCTACTTGCCTATGTGAAGGCAAAATTTACTGA